One genomic segment of Lampris incognitus isolate fLamInc1 chromosome 2, fLamInc1.hap2, whole genome shotgun sequence includes these proteins:
- the LOC130107087 gene encoding olfactory receptor class A-like protein 4 — MADSDDAELVGMGLRVSVSPVQTAFYVLLVLIGVVGNATVVGVIGKSILKDHGGGRNSDIIIVNMALSNLLVSVMRNTLLVISDVGLELYSSQEWCQFLMGIWVWLRSVNVWSTLFLSAFHLQTLRRVAPPVGHPQGTRGPPKSLLLTLGLIWLANFIYSIPAHIFSKSGNQNTTETLMLVSSTTRPLLGCVWNFPSSYSGLAYATTSMVIHETIPIILMTITNLGSLYTLYAHSKLRSLLQDAPVIKRVPAERRAAKVILSLIMLFIASWGTSIISVNYFNYNRGSSADFLLLIARYANIIFIASSPIVLAVGHRRLRSFIKSVIAH; from the exons ATGGCGGACAGTGATGACGCAGAGCTTGTGGGGATGGGACTTCGTGTCTCTGTATCCCCTGTACAAACTGCCTTTTACGTCCTCCTGGTGCTGATTGGCGTTGTGGGCAATGCCACTGTGGTCGGGGTGATTGGAAAGAGCATCTTGAAGGACCACGGCGGGGGACGCAACTCAGACATCATCATAGTCAACATGGCTCTGTCGAACCTGCTGGTGTCTGTAATGAGGAACACATTGCTGGTCATCTCAGACGTGGGACTGGAG CTGTACTCGTCCCAAGAATGGTGCCAGTTCCTTATGGGGATTTGGGTGTGGCTTCGCTCTGTCAACGTGTGGTCAACGCTCTTCCTCAGCGCCTTTCACCTCCAGACCCTGAGGCGTGTGGCTCCTCCCGTTGGACACCCACAAGGGACCCGTGGCCCTCCCAAATCCCTCCTACTGACCCTCGGCCTCATCTGGCTGGCCAACTTTATCTACTCCATCCCCGCTCACATCTTCTCCAAAAGTGGAAACCAGAACACCACCGAG ACGCTGATGCTGGTGAGCAGCACTACTCGGCCCCTCTTAGGCTGTGTGTGGAACTTCCCCAGCAGCTACAGTGGCCTTGCCTACGCCACCACCTCCATGGTGATCCATGAAACGATCCCCATCATCCTGATGACCATTACCAACCTGGGCTCCCTGTATACACTCTATGCCCACAGCAAGTTGCGCAGCTTGTTGCAAGATGCTCCCGTCATAAAACGGGTGCCGGCTGAGAGACGCGCAGCCAAG GTGATTCTTTCCCTCATCATGCTCTTCATCGCCTCCTGGGGAACTAGCATTATTTCCGTCAACTATTTCAACTACAACCGTGGTTCCTCTGCCGACTTCCTTCTTCTCATCGCACGCTACGCTAACATCATCTTCATCGCCTCGTCACCCATTGTTCTCGCTGTTGGACACAGACGGTTGCGCTCTTTCATCAAGTCTGTGATTGCACACTGA
- the LOC130107952 gene encoding von Willebrand factor A domain-containing protein 1-like, which translates to MKVAGSGNRLLAMKGGVLLTVALLAALRSGHAQVTVPDTVSNCCEGDILLVLDSSGSISSYEFSRLLLFLTDLLHTFSLGRGQVRIGLLQVGTAPLLEFGLDAHDTQASLQKALLNTRQLQGDTNTEAALRLALDLLTKPETEPGPARDAALPKVLVWLTDGVQPGDVDEPMSELKERGVAVLAVSTGHGNYQVLRRSVTPPVENHLYFVDIDDIGIISDDLREAIIEIIRAERLRAMHVSSHSVTLQWRPVLSAGTGYYELRHSCVRKAEGDAHSDTGVGCTDGHYRRRTLSGDSSWVELTNLQPDTTYTASLTPESNQEVLNTLSITFTTLPEILSPAVVLVSDSAPHQLRVSWGPLQPARVQRYRVEYGAIPTGQVHTVSLYGHQNSTLLTGLEPDTQYLVTVSALHATGDERAMSVKACTQEAVLPALTELQLTPVDQEGTRVMWRGQEEGLRGYWISWEGQNTQNPSEPLSSSIYLPPGSLSTQLTHLAPHSRVCVSPVYTAGRGEGICCQAD; encoded by the exons TGTCGAACTGCTGTGAAGGGGACATTTTGCTTGTGCTGGACTCTTCTGGAAGCATTTCATCCTACGAGTTTTCCCGCCTGCTGCTCTTCCTGACTGACTTGCTGCACACCTTCTCTCTGGGCCGGGGACAGGTGAGAATTGGCCTGCTGCAGGTGGGCACTGCTCCTCTCTTGGAGTTTGGCCTTGATGCCCACGACACCCAGGCCAGCCTGCAGAAAGCTCTGCTCAACACCAGGCAACTCCAAGGAGATACGAACACAGAGGCTGCCCTCAGGTTAGCTCTGGACCTTCTCACTAAACCAGAGACAGAACCCGGGCCGGCCAGAGACGCCGCGCTCCCCAAGGTGCTCGTGTGGCTGACGGATGGGGTGCAGCCCGGAGACGTGGACGAACCGATGTCGGAGCTGAAAGAGCGGGGAGTGGCGGTGCTAGCTGTGTCTACGGGACATGGGAATTATCAGGTGCTGCGGCGGTCGGTGACACCCCCTGTTGAGAACCACCTCTACTTCGTGGACATAGATGACATCGGTATCATTTCAGACGACCTGAGGGAGGCCATCAtcg AAATTATTCGTGCAGAACGGCTGCGGGCGATGCATGTGTCCTCCCATAGTGTCACGCTGCAGTGGCGACCTGTTCTGAGTGCAGGGACGGGTTACTATGAGCTCCGCCACAGCTGCGTGCGGAAAGCGGAGGGAGACGCCCATTCTGACACGGGCGTCGGCTGCACCGACGGCCACTACCGCAGGCGCACCCTCTCAGGAGACTCCAGCTGGGTGGAGTTAACCAACCTGCAGCCTGACACCACCTACACGGCCTCTCTCACCCCAGAGTCCAACCAGGAGGTCCTCAacactctctccattactttcacaACACTTCCCG AGATattgagtccagcagtggtcttAGTATCAGACTCGGCCCCTCATCAGCTTCGCGTCAGCTGGGGCCCTCTGCAGCCCGCTCGAGTCCAGAGGTACCGGGTGGAGTATGGAGCGATTCCCACCGGCCAGGTCCATACCGTATCATTGTACGGCCATCAGAACTCCACCCTGCTGACAGGATTAGAGCCGGACACTCAGTACCTGGTCACCGTCAGTGCTCTGCATGCAACAGGCGACGAGAGAGCCATGTCTGTCAAAGCCTGCACTCAGGAAG caGTGCTGCCTGCCCTGACGGAGCTTCAGTTGACCCCGGTGGACCAAGAGGGCACACGGGTCATGTGGCGAGGCCAAGAGGAGGGTCTGAGAGgctactggatcagctgggaggggcAAAACACCCAGAACCCGTCAGAGCCCTTGTCCTCCTCCATATACCTGCCCCCTGGCTCTCTGTCGACACAGCTGACCCACCTCGCCCCCCACAGTCGAGTGTGTGTGTCCCCTGTCTACACCGCGGGCAGAGGAGAAGGAATATGCTGCCAAGCAGACTG A
- the LOC130107807 gene encoding cyclin-L2-like, with amino-acid sequence MAAGDLRIPGEGILIGGTLYSEVRLLLDYCQIPSERLKRSPSAEHGLPADTEEQLRLRGCEMIQAAGILLRLPQVAMATGQILFQRFFYCKSFIRHCAETVAMACVHLASKIEEEPRRVRDVLNVFHHLKHSKGAKSPVPMPLDAGYISTKVQVIKAERRVLKELGFCVHVKHPHKIIVMYLQVLECEKNAKLVQMAWNYMNDSLRTDVFLRFTAETVACACIYLSARFLQIPLPDQPPWFLLFGALEEDLREICRRILRLYALPSVSLTSLLQQVDVCRQALDALAVSAKLAGGALLAIGTPTCDTPSSFSPASKAVSPAVTNHSLQTQVSLKNVCRKLTNGDGRVKVSHSAERRKARSPTPPKRRRSRSLSSPSRSVSPIHRRKRIERERNRARDRGREQRDDEKDRGRGKRHEHSRRR; translated from the exons ATGGCGGCGGGGGACCTGAGGATCCCCGGAGAGGGGATTCTCATAGGAGGTACGTTGTATTCTGAAGTCCGCCTGCTTCTGGATTACTGTCAAATCCCATCGGAGCGGCTGAAGAGAAGCCCGTCCGCCGAGCACGGTCTGCCCGCCGACACGGAGGAGCAGCTCCGGCTACGGGGCTGCGAGATGATCCAAGCCGCGGGCATATTGCTGAGACTCCCACAG GTAGCCATGGCCACAGGGCAGATACTGTTCCAGAGGTTCTTTTACTGTAAATCATTTATTCGACACTGTGCAGAG ACTGTTGCAATGGCTTGTGTACACCTGGCCTCAAAGATAGAAGAAGAGCCACGCAGGGTACGGGATGTGCTCAATGTCTTCCACCATCTCAAACACAGCAAAGGAGCAAA GAGTCCTGTTCCCATGCCTCTGGACGCTGGTTACATCAGCACGAAGGTGCAGGTGATCAAGGCGGAGAGGCGAGTTCTAAAGGAGCTGGGTTTCTGTGTGCATGTCAAGCACCCCCACAAG ATAATCGTCATGTATCTTCAAGTGCTGGAGTGTGAGAAAAATGCTAAACTGGTGCAGATGGCTTG GAACTATATGAACGATAGTTTGAGGACAGATGTGTTTCTGAGGTTCACTGCGGAGACAGTGGCATGCGCCTGTATCTACCTGTCGGCTCGATTCCTTCAG ATTCCTCTCCCCGATCAGCCCCCGTGGTTTCTGCTGTTTGGGGCCCTTGAAGAGGACCTGAGAGAGATCTGCAGGAGGATTTTGAGGCTATACGCTCTCCCGTCAGTCTCCCTCACAAGCTTACTACAGCAGGTGGATGTGTGTCGGCAGGCTCTGGATGCTTTGGCTGTCAGTGCCAAGCTAGCAGGGGGGGCGCTGCTTGCCATTGGAACCCCGACTTGTGACACCCCATCAAGCTTCTCACCGGCCTCCAAAGCAG TGTCACCCGCTGTAACAAATCACAGTCTACAGACTCAGGTGTCCCTGAAGAATGTCTGCCGAAAACTGACTAATGGAGATGG GCGTGTAAAAGTGAGTCACAGTGCCGAGAGAAGGAAGGCTCGTTCCCCCACGCCTCCTAAACGCAG acGCAGTCGCAGTCTTTCCTCTCCCTCGCGCTCTGTCTCTCCCATCCATCGGAGGAAGCGTATAGAAAGAGAGCGGAatcgagcgagagacagaggaagggagCAGAGAGACGATGAAAAGGATCGAGGTAGAGGAAAGAGACATGAACATTCCCGTAGAAGATGA